A genome region from Anaerolineae bacterium includes the following:
- the rplW gene encoding 50S ribosomal protein L23 has protein sequence MHLYEVLRRPVITEKSSALAEKGKYVFEVDRRANKALVKAAVEKAFNVTVVDVNIVSMKPKRSRYGRRVVVKQPAWKKAIVTLTPGQRIEFFEGV, from the coding sequence ATGCACCTTTACGAAGTGTTGCGGCGCCCGGTGATCACGGAGAAGTCGAGCGCGTTGGCGGAGAAGGGGAAATACGTGTTTGAGGTGGACCGACGCGCCAACAAGGCTCTGGTGAAAGCGGCTGTCGAGAAGGCGTTTAATGTGACGGTGGTGGACGTGAATATCGTCTCGATGAAGCCGAAGCGCTCCCGCTACGGCCGGCGTGTGGTGGTCAAACAGCCGGCGTGGAAGAAGGCGATCGTCACATTGACGCCTGGCCAGCGCATCGAGTTCTTCGAAGGCGTGTAA